One stretch of Candidatus Poribacteria bacterium DNA includes these proteins:
- a CDS encoding cytochrome c — MSTEPHVMASDEVAAGRYIVRIAGCNDCHTPGFLENGEAVPEDQWLIGMPLGFRGPWGTTYPRNLRIKVSEVTADEFVAELKSRNTKPPMPWPSLHAMSDADLRAVYAYIKTLTPVGEQTPEYVPPDVEPTTPYFLFVPQMPAGAAPPAQ; from the coding sequence ATGTCGACGGAGCCGCACGTGATGGCGTCAGATGAGGTCGCCGCCGGTCGGTACATCGTTCGGATCGCCGGCTGCAACGACTGCCACACGCCAGGGTTCCTCGAGAACGGCGAAGCCGTCCCCGAGGATCAGTGGCTGATCGGCATGCCGCTGGGGTTCCGCGGTCCGTGGGGCACGACGTACCCCAGGAACCTGCGCATAAAGGTCTCCGAAGTGACTGCTGACGAGTTCGTCGCAGAGCTGAAGTCGAGAAACACGAAGCCGCCCATGCCGTGGCCCAGCCTCCACGCGATGAGCGACGCCGATTTGCGCGCCGTCTATGCGTACATCAAGACGCTGACGCCCGTCGGCGAGCAGACGCCAGAGTACGTTCCCCCCGACGTGGAACCGACAACGCCCTACTTCCTGTTCGTGCCCCAGATGCCTGCCGGAGCTGCGCCTCCCGCGCAGTAG
- a CDS encoding helix-turn-helix transcriptional regulator, which yields MRLDASADIIVANAKRLLTGRTQSAVAREADIERTKLHRFLAGKLMLRADELQRLADVLTVDVSEFYGNSASRPDFQSAFLKNDDFALRISSLLLGGEERYPVKDTSRLEALIEDVEPEPEAERIVTDLMEVLESRALSAFAFIGAWVLLWERMSVDEGIQMARALRRIIPSHGDLMTRIASIAVRNDRDRVDAVNAFLDAVEPQRLYLDGIGHLRHVLSVERIDQCAGLAHKILEKSRHRTQETVHQRLLALKRTIDDPGAPVFWARLLSYLDPNVP from the coding sequence GTGAGACTGGATGCTTCTGCCGACATCATCGTCGCGAATGCCAAGCGCCTGCTGACAGGACGCACGCAGTCTGCCGTGGCTCGTGAAGCCGACATCGAACGGACCAAGCTGCATCGGTTCCTGGCTGGGAAGCTGATGCTGCGCGCCGATGAGTTGCAGCGGCTTGCCGATGTCCTGACGGTCGATGTCTCGGAGTTCTACGGTAACAGCGCAAGCCGACCCGACTTCCAATCTGCCTTCCTGAAGAACGACGACTTCGCGTTGCGCATCTCATCCCTTTTGCTAGGGGGCGAGGAGCGCTACCCCGTCAAGGACACGTCGCGCCTGGAAGCCCTGATCGAGGACGTGGAACCCGAACCGGAGGCAGAGCGCATCGTCACCGACCTCATGGAGGTTCTCGAGAGCCGCGCCCTGTCCGCGTTCGCATTCATCGGCGCATGGGTGCTGCTCTGGGAGCGGATGTCGGTCGATGAAGGCATCCAAATGGCGCGAGCCCTTCGCCGAATCATCCCGTCGCATGGCGACTTGATGACACGCATCGCGTCCATCGCCGTGCGCAATGACCGCGATCGCGTCGACGCCGTGAACGCCTTTCTCGACGCGGTTGAACCTCAGAGGTTGTATTTGGACGGCATCGGGCATCTACGTCACGTGCTGTCGGTGGAACGCATCGACCAGTGTGCCGGTCTTGCCCACAAGATCCTTGAGAAAAGCCGCCATCGAACTCAGGAGACCGTCCACCAGAGACTTCTCGCGCTGAAGCGTACGATCGACGATCCGGGGGCTCCCGTTTTCTGGGCGCGTCTGCTGTCATATCTGGATCCCAACGTTCCCTAA
- a CDS encoding isoprenyl transferase has protein sequence MGGGVDLSSLSESGLEALVDFSRMPRHIGIVMDGNGRWAQERGLPRVDGHRAAVKSVWEIVDACGRMQLDALTLYAFSTENWKRPPSEVRALMHLLRQQLRLETPRLRRNNVTLRGIGDTSRLPMLARWELARSERRLRGNTGLVLNLALSYGGRQEILQAVKSVLADIRRGVIAEDDLTEERFRLYLETGVLPDPDLIIRTSGEQRLSNFLLWQGAYAELVFTPTMWPDFRRRDLLEAIVVFQRRDRRFGAVKPRTNLPT, from the coding sequence ATGGGCGGAGGCGTCGACCTCTCATCTTTGAGCGAGTCGGGGCTCGAAGCGCTCGTCGACTTCAGTCGCATGCCCCGTCACATCGGCATCGTCATGGACGGCAACGGTCGGTGGGCTCAAGAGCGCGGGCTGCCTCGCGTCGATGGGCACCGCGCCGCTGTCAAGTCGGTCTGGGAGATCGTGGACGCCTGCGGGCGCATGCAGCTCGACGCGCTCACGCTCTACGCGTTCTCCACCGAGAACTGGAAGCGTCCTCCCAGCGAGGTGCGGGCGCTGATGCACTTGCTCCGCCAGCAACTTCGCCTGGAAACCCCGCGACTCCGCCGCAATAACGTGACACTACGGGGGATCGGCGATACGAGCAGGCTGCCCATGCTGGCTCGTTGGGAGTTGGCGCGGTCCGAACGCCGACTGCGGGGCAACACGGGGCTCGTGCTGAATCTGGCTCTGAGCTACGGCGGTCGGCAGGAGATCCTCCAGGCTGTGAAGTCGGTTCTCGCAGACATTCGCCGAGGTGTCATCGCCGAGGACGATCTGACCGAGGAACGGTTCCGTCTCTACCTAGAGACGGGAGTCCTGCCGGATCCTGACCTCATCATCCGCACGAGCGGAGAACAGAGGCTAAGCAACTTCCTTCTGTGGCAGGGAGCCTACGCCGAGTTGGTCTTCACGCCGACGATGTGGCCCGACTTCCGCCGACGCGACCTCCTTGAGGCGATCGTCGTGTTTCAGCGGCGCGACCGGCGGTTTGGCGCGGTCAAACCACGTACGAACCTTCCGACCTGA
- a CDS encoding transcriptional repressor: protein MVCLSLSRVEPRSPRKAHSVPDKTDSTLPGELVQFIAFLRTKGMKVTQERLDILREIFSTDAHFEAEDLLIRLRSQGKSVSKATIYRTLPLLLEAGLLRQSYLTGEKQTYYEHTMGPKRHEHLICGQCGKVIEFTSPGLETALASVYEHHRFRASRRRVEIYGTCADCESLTAG, encoded by the coding sequence ATGGTATGCCTGAGCCTGTCCCGTGTCGAGCCGCGCAGCCCTCGAAAGGCTCACTCCGTGCCCGACAAGACCGACAGCACCTTGCCCGGCGAACTGGTTCAGTTCATCGCCTTCCTGCGTACGAAGGGCATGAAGGTGACCCAGGAGCGCCTGGACATTCTGCGCGAGATCTTCTCGACGGACGCCCATTTCGAGGCTGAGGACCTGCTGATTCGTCTTCGCAGCCAGGGAAAGTCGGTGTCCAAGGCGACGATCTATCGAACCCTCCCGCTTCTGCTCGAGGCGGGTCTGCTCCGGCAGTCCTATCTGACCGGCGAGAAGCAGACCTACTACGAGCACACCATGGGACCCAAGCGGCACGAGCACCTGATCTGCGGGCAATGCGGCAAAGTGATCGAGTTCACCAGCCCCGGCTTGGAGACCGCGCTAGCGAGCGTTTACGAGCACCACCGGTTTCGAGCGTCACGTCGCCGCGTGGAGATCTACGGGACCTGCGCGGACTGCGAAAGCCTGACAGCCGGCTAA